One genomic segment of Pedobacter endophyticus includes these proteins:
- a CDS encoding SDR family oxidoreductase: protein MNSLQNKVALITGSSRGLGKAIAERYAGLGANIVLNYTNNKNAADQVLSNIKAMGVEAIAVQADISKPAEITRLFEEAKTAFQKIDIVVANAGVELVDVPVENFTEEQFDKLFTLNTKGAFFTLQEAAKHVSDGGRIINISSSTTVYPFEGVALYGGSKTAPKYLVEVLAKEIGGRGVTVNSIIPYAVSDAGIFTDPTEPSIKWLIEANPMKRMAHVDDVANVAEFFASDLSSFVSGQHLLVNGGASH, encoded by the coding sequence ATGAATTCACTACAAAATAAAGTTGCCCTCATCACGGGCTCTAGCAGGGGCTTGGGCAAGGCGATTGCTGAACGGTATGCGGGATTGGGTGCCAATATAGTACTGAATTACACCAATAACAAAAACGCTGCAGACCAGGTGCTTTCTAATATCAAAGCTATGGGTGTAGAAGCTATTGCCGTGCAGGCTGATATTAGCAAACCAGCTGAGATTACTCGTCTTTTTGAAGAAGCGAAAACTGCTTTTCAAAAAATAGACATCGTAGTTGCTAACGCCGGAGTAGAATTGGTAGATGTTCCCGTGGAAAACTTTACGGAAGAACAATTCGACAAATTATTTACGCTCAACACAAAAGGGGCATTTTTCACTTTGCAGGAAGCTGCGAAACACGTTTCAGATGGAGGAAGGATTATTAATATTTCTTCCAGTACCACAGTTTATCCGTTTGAAGGTGTTGCCTTATACGGCGGTAGTAAAACTGCACCCAAGTATTTGGTAGAAGTTCTTGCAAAGGAAATCGGTGGAAGAGGTGTTACCGTCAATTCCATAATCCCATATGCAGTAAGCGATGCCGGTATTTTTACAGACCCCACCGAGCCTTCCATCAAGTGGTTGATAGAAGCCAACCCAATGAAACGAATGGCCCACGTGGATGATGTTGCCAATGTGGCAGAATTTTTTGCCAGCGACCTTTCCTCTTTCGTAAGCGGCCAACATTTATTGGTAAATGGGGGCGCAAGTCATTAG
- a CDS encoding SDR family oxidoreductase: MNMKNNTVLVTGGGTGIGLEIAKYFYENGNEVIICGRRLEVLEDAQKVMPNLHILTCDLSNANARKAFSAKLLSNFPNLNVLINNAGIQRFRNLRENLLTENGWADYQDEIQTNLEAPIHLSNLLLPALHKKKNAAIINVTSALAFVPYTAVPVYSATKAAIHSFTLSLRHQLKDTDIAVLEIIPPAVNTDLGGKGLHTYGVDVTEFTTSVLNRLANGEEEVGYGGSEEIRLFGKTQLSEGFKKMNG, encoded by the coding sequence ATGAATATGAAAAATAATACTGTACTGGTTACCGGTGGTGGAACTGGTATCGGGCTGGAAATAGCTAAATATTTTTACGAAAATGGAAACGAGGTAATTATTTGCGGCAGAAGGCTTGAAGTGTTGGAAGATGCCCAAAAGGTAATGCCCAACTTGCATATCCTGACCTGTGACCTGAGCAATGCCAATGCGCGCAAAGCATTTTCAGCAAAACTTTTATCCAACTTCCCCAACTTAAATGTTTTAATCAATAATGCAGGAATACAACGTTTCAGAAACTTAAGGGAAAATTTGCTCACCGAAAATGGATGGGCAGATTATCAGGATGAGATACAAACCAACCTCGAAGCGCCAATTCATCTTTCCAACTTGCTACTGCCTGCATTGCATAAAAAAAAGAATGCAGCCATTATAAATGTTACTTCCGCACTGGCATTCGTTCCGTATACTGCTGTCCCTGTCTATAGCGCAACCAAAGCAGCCATACATTCTTTCACCTTGTCTTTGCGGCATCAGCTTAAAGATACCGACATAGCCGTCTTAGAAATCATTCCTCCGGCAGTTAATACAGATCTAGGCGGTAAAGGACTTCATACTTATGGTGTGGATGTAACTGAATTTACCACTTCGGTTTTAAACAGATTAGCCAATGGCGAGGAAGAGGTCGGCTACGGTGGCTCGGAAGAAATACGGTTGTTTGGCAAGACACAGCTATCGGAAGGCTTTAAGAAAATGAATGGATGA
- a CDS encoding helix-turn-helix domain-containing protein, translating to MSKKEHIPYRIESLSELRRVLGLTKPLHPLVMIANNMEKDIDLSRMPNPHIKSFYKISFLKNISGKLKYGQRFYDFEEGGMVFIAPNQVIENDGNQNDYAGYSLFFHPDFLLNTSLAIKIKNFGFFSYDVNETLHLSEKEKESIIAIFKVIEEELQLPIDDFSQDIVVTQIELLLHYCNRYYKRQFVTRKAVSNEILHILESHLENYFGNENSLNSGIPTVQDLAEKVHLTPKYLSDMLRSLTGRNAQQLIHDKLIDKAKELLTITNLSASEIAYKLGFEYSQSFSRFFKAKTDLSPLEFRKSFN from the coding sequence ATGAGTAAAAAAGAGCATATTCCTTATAGGATCGAATCACTTTCCGAATTAAGACGCGTGCTGGGCTTGACAAAGCCCTTGCACCCGTTGGTCATGATAGCCAACAATATGGAAAAGGACATTGACCTGAGCAGAATGCCCAATCCCCATATAAAGAGCTTTTACAAAATTTCTTTCCTTAAAAACATATCAGGAAAATTAAAATACGGGCAGCGATTTTACGATTTTGAAGAAGGAGGAATGGTATTTATAGCGCCAAACCAAGTAATTGAAAATGATGGTAACCAGAATGACTATGCCGGCTATTCTCTTTTTTTCCATCCTGATTTCTTGCTAAATACTTCATTGGCAATCAAAATCAAGAACTTCGGGTTCTTTTCGTATGATGTAAATGAAACACTGCACCTATCAGAAAAGGAAAAAGAAAGTATTATCGCCATTTTTAAGGTGATTGAAGAGGAATTGCAGCTTCCCATCGACGATTTTAGTCAAGATATTGTGGTAACTCAAATAGAATTGCTTCTACACTATTGTAATCGTTACTATAAACGGCAGTTTGTAACAAGAAAGGCTGTTAGTAATGAGATTCTTCACATATTAGAAAGTCATCTGGAAAATTATTTTGGCAATGAAAATTCTTTAAATAGCGGCATTCCTACAGTACAGGATTTGGCAGAAAAAGTGCATCTGACACCAAAGTATCTCAGCGATATGCTTCGTTCGCTTACCGGAAGAAACGCACAACAGCTTATTCACGATAAGCTCATTGATAAAGCTAAGGAACTCTTAACTATTACCAATTTATCGGCTAGTGAAATTGCGTACAAACTGGGTTTCGAATATTCGCAATCCTTCAGCAGGTTTTTCAAAGCTAAAACCGACCTATCACCCTTGGAATTTCGGAAATCTTTCAATTGA
- a CDS encoding SDR family oxidoreductase — translation MKKVLITGANKSIGFEVAKQLLEKGFYVYLGSRNIENGNEALEELKSAGFSNAEAIEIDVTSDDSVKAARAEIGKKSDSLDVLINNAGVSGGQPQQALIATPEQFKQAFDTNVIGVARVTQAFIDLIKNSPEPRIVNVSSSQGSLTLANDKSNPYYNFKGAVYQPSKAALNMYSIALAFELRETAVKVNMVDPGFTKTDFNNHRGSGTVEEAATRIVKYALIDNDGPSGKFFSEEFFPEGVECPW, via the coding sequence ATGAAAAAAGTATTAATTACCGGAGCAAATAAAAGTATTGGTTTTGAGGTAGCAAAACAATTGTTAGAAAAGGGATTTTACGTTTATCTAGGGAGCAGAAACATAGAAAACGGTAATGAAGCTTTAGAAGAGCTGAAATCAGCAGGGTTTTCCAATGCTGAGGCTATTGAAATCGATGTAACCAGCGATGATTCAGTAAAAGCCGCCCGGGCAGAAATAGGAAAGAAATCCGATTCATTAGACGTTCTCATTAACAATGCGGGAGTAAGCGGAGGGCAGCCACAGCAGGCTTTAATTGCTACACCAGAGCAGTTTAAACAGGCATTTGATACTAATGTGATCGGTGTTGCAAGAGTGACACAGGCATTTATCGACTTAATTAAAAATTCACCTGAGCCACGTATTGTGAATGTAAGTTCTAGCCAGGGTTCGCTTACTTTGGCCAATGACAAGTCTAATCCATACTACAATTTCAAAGGCGCTGTCTATCAACCATCTAAGGCTGCCTTGAATATGTATTCTATCGCTTTGGCATTTGAATTGAGAGAAACCGCTGTTAAAGTAAATATGGTGGATCCCGGCTTCACAAAAACTGATTTCAACAATCATCGTGGTAGCGGAACCGTAGAAGAAGCGGCAACACGTATTGTAAAATATGCTCTAATTGATAATGATGGACCATCAGGAAAATTCTTTAGTGAAGAATTTTTTCCCGAAGGTGTAGAATGTCCTTGGTAG
- a CDS encoding aldo/keto reductase, whose product MVSSGKILYRELTNFPAWKVSTIASAIKLTVIQIEYNLLQRTADREFRSMAEYFGLGTMIYSPLAGGHLTGKYRRRERTDQSEFD is encoded by the coding sequence TTGGTAAGCAGCGGCAAAATTCTTTATAGGGAATTGACAAATTTCCCTGCCTGGAAGGTCTCCACAATTGCATCGGCCATAAAATTAACAGTGATACAAATTGAATATAACCTGCTTCAAAGAACAGCCGATAGGGAATTTCGTTCTATGGCTGAATATTTCGGGTTGGGAACAATGATATATTCGCCTTTGGCAGGCGGACATCTGACGGGCAAATATCGAAGGCGAGAAAGGACGGATCAATCGGAATTCGATTGA
- a CDS encoding AraC family transcriptional regulator, translated as MELGFESLLHFSNAFKQRFGITPSRWSAQL; from the coding sequence CTGGAACTGGGATTTGAAAGTTTGCTACACTTTTCCAATGCATTTAAACAAAGGTTTGGCATAACACCTTCTCGCTGGTCAGCACAATTGTAA
- a CDS encoding helix-turn-helix domain-containing protein, which yields MNEALILSGDEEKSIKEIIRNIQKEFNLPIDKFSQDVLISQIDLLLTLCNRYYKRQFITRKKPTNDILSKFELLFHKYFYSGFMEENKNPSVRYFADKLNVSPNYLSDVLRSLTGQNAQQHIHEKLIEKAKELLTSMHLSIGEIAHQLGFEYPQSFSKLLKSKTDSTPVEFRASFN from the coding sequence GTGAATGAGGCCCTTATCTTATCAGGAGATGAAGAAAAATCCATAAAGGAAATAATCCGGAATATTCAAAAAGAATTCAATCTTCCTATAGATAAGTTCAGTCAGGATGTGCTGATTTCGCAAATAGATTTATTGCTGACGCTCTGTAACCGTTATTATAAAAGGCAGTTCATTACCCGTAAAAAGCCGACCAACGACATACTTTCAAAATTTGAATTACTTTTTCACAAATATTTTTACAGCGGATTTATGGAAGAAAACAAAAATCCATCTGTCAGGTATTTTGCCGATAAGCTTAATGTTTCTCCCAATTATCTGAGTGATGTATTACGCAGTCTTACAGGGCAAAATGCCCAACAGCATATCCACGAGAAATTGATTGAAAAGGCAAAAGAGTTATTGACATCAATGCATCTTTCCATCGGTGAAATAGCCCATCAATTAGGTTTTGAGTATCCACAATCGTTCAGTAAATTGCTTAAGAGCAAAACCGATTCAACACCCGTGGAATTTCGGGCTTCGTTCAATTGA
- a CDS encoding SDR family NAD(P)-dependent oxidoreductase, translating into MKITLVTGASSGMGKATAKLLAQSDYTVYATARRIEKMKDLEAFGDKL; encoded by the coding sequence ATGAAAATAACATTGGTCACGGGAGCCTCTTCCGGAATGGGAAAAGCCACCGCAAAACTGTTGGCACAAAGCGATTACACCGTTTATGCTACCGCCAGAAGGATAGAAAAAATGAAGGATCTTGAAGCCTTCGGAGACAAGCTATGA
- a CDS encoding RNA polymerase sigma factor, whose product MLNEQKKLLKNIEEGSQHAFNILFGQYQSVVYSIAFRIIKSHEIAEEIVFTVFLKIWQDDKLSRVDNIESYLRVLTRNQTLKSWRSLQLQTKRDLYIKSVIKSEDHTTEEQIAFNETAKLLKEAVEKLPMQQGLVYQLCHVEGKKYEEAAMALSLSKLTVKTHMQLALRFIRKYLKANTDVALTLLTIYYFLK is encoded by the coding sequence ATGCTGAATGAACAGAAAAAACTCTTGAAAAATATTGAGGAAGGCAGCCAGCATGCTTTTAATATTTTGTTCGGCCAGTACCAGTCAGTTGTATACTCCATAGCTTTCAGGATAATCAAATCACATGAAATTGCGGAGGAGATTGTATTCACTGTATTCTTGAAAATCTGGCAGGATGATAAGCTGAGCAGGGTTGATAATATTGAATCCTATCTTCGGGTATTGACTAGAAACCAGACTTTAAAATCATGGAGGAGCCTACAGCTGCAGACCAAAAGGGATCTTTATATCAAATCTGTCATTAAATCCGAAGACCACACTACCGAGGAGCAAATTGCCTTCAATGAAACCGCTAAGCTGCTCAAAGAAGCTGTTGAAAAACTTCCCATGCAACAGGGCCTGGTTTATCAGCTTTGTCATGTAGAGGGTAAAAAATACGAAGAGGCTGCTATGGCGCTTTCGCTATCCAAACTGACCGTGAAGACACATATGCAACTGGCCTTAAGGTTTATCAGAAAATACCTGAAAGCGAATACTGATGTCGCTCTCACTCTACTGACCATCTACTATTTTTTAAAATAA
- a CDS encoding FecR family protein, protein MTMDDRSKYLFQRYLDNICSPKEWEELMGILENDEVLGNLFDETWNKNHGQINLQSSSPREHIRQAILERPKSRKPKKLLYYGLAAASLFGLFVLFQLISSNFRSFNSPVQKPLIQIADVDPGYSRAMLITGSGKKINLESLKINESMDLAGLKLHKLAEGWIKLETAADLYNQSLQNVIQTPKGGEFRITLSDGSEVMLNASTKFTFPARFSPQERSVSILGEGFFDVKNKDRAGKPQAPFVVHTLNHDVRVLGTAFNIQSYPGQSKDFTTLIRGVVKIGINNKEGKVLHPGEQAMVSTLGDIRVNKVDLEEVTAWKEGLFLFNDKPLEVLMEEISRWYDVDLLYVGKRKALELFGVYSRKKSLKSLLSNLEQTGKIKFEMLSNQNIKNKERRVTVRIKYL, encoded by the coding sequence ATGACTATGGACGATCGAAGCAAATACTTATTCCAACGTTATCTGGACAACATATGTTCCCCAAAGGAATGGGAGGAGCTTATGGGGATACTGGAAAATGACGAAGTCCTCGGCAATTTATTCGATGAAACCTGGAACAAAAACCACGGTCAAATTAATCTGCAGTCATCTTCGCCACGGGAACATATCCGTCAAGCCATTCTAGAAAGGCCTAAATCCCGAAAACCGAAAAAGCTGCTCTATTACGGCCTTGCTGCGGCCTCACTGTTTGGTCTTTTTGTCCTTTTCCAGCTGATTTCATCAAATTTTAGATCTTTTAACAGCCCGGTCCAGAAACCTTTAATCCAGATCGCTGATGTTGATCCGGGGTATAGCAGGGCTATGCTGATTACGGGCAGTGGAAAAAAAATTAACCTCGAATCGCTGAAAATAAATGAGTCGATGGACCTGGCTGGGCTAAAACTGCATAAATTGGCCGAGGGATGGATTAAACTCGAAACCGCGGCGGACCTATACAACCAGTCATTGCAAAATGTCATTCAGACACCTAAGGGCGGTGAATTCAGGATTACACTGTCCGACGGTTCAGAGGTGATGCTCAATGCATCTACAAAATTTACCTTTCCGGCACGCTTTTCCCCACAGGAGCGGTCTGTTTCCATTCTGGGAGAAGGATTTTTTGATGTGAAAAATAAGGATAGAGCGGGAAAACCACAGGCCCCCTTTGTAGTCCATACGCTTAATCACGACGTGAGGGTACTTGGTACCGCCTTCAACATCCAGTCCTATCCTGGTCAGTCAAAGGACTTTACCACGCTGATAAGGGGTGTTGTTAAAATCGGAATTAATAATAAAGAAGGAAAAGTGCTCCATCCGGGGGAGCAGGCGATGGTTTCAACCCTTGGCGACATCCGGGTCAATAAAGTTGACCTGGAAGAGGTAACCGCCTGGAAAGAAGGCCTTTTTTTGTTTAACGATAAGCCGCTCGAAGTGCTGATGGAAGAAATTTCCAGGTGGTATGATGTGGATCTCCTGTACGTTGGAAAAAGGAAAGCTTTGGAGCTGTTCGGGGTTTATTCCAGAAAAAAATCACTGAAAAGCCTGCTTTCAAATCTGGAACAAACCGGTAAAATAAAATTTGAAATGTTATCAAATCAAAATATTAAAAATAAGGAAAGGAGGGTTACTGTAAGAATCAAATATCTGTAA
- a CDS encoding SusC/RagA family TonB-linked outer membrane protein, producing the protein MPIRRVLHLISKQTGYNFISEAKILAKIPPLTLQVKNQEVSGLMPKLLNPAKFDLVYQDDKTIIIRERALRLLPHQLDVVVTGTVTDETGAPIPGVSVTLSGSSNVGTQTDSNGKFTIKVTENATLVFSYLGYERYEKAVGSQRDLKISLKPSASALNDVVVVGYGSQSRRNIIGAVSTVNQENIKDLPVTSIDQKLSGQMAGVQVNQASGTPGGGMVIRVRGSGSIGAGDDPLYVVDGFPLNNNYDKFQNPLSTLNPDDIESISVLKDAASSAIYGSRGANGVVLITTKKGKSGASSVDFSIYTGVQHIPQSRKLDMMSAEEYATWRREHRQDLARFNNVPFVESSVPEIYRNPAALGAGVDWTDEVTRTAPMQNYNVTILNGTEKTRIMTSAGYFNQQGVVRNTGFERYSVRMNLETNLTKNLTFGLNLSPSYTKRKLSDSEGHFESGILTQALLTTPVSTVRLADGSFNPIVTSPDAFTNSNPLNVLMNTNRTSTNVRALLNTSLGWKILPGLTAKSSFNFDWQDGKFKVFQPSYVGAFRNPPPQPARGQFDSNVILNWLNENTINYVKDWKDHHLDVLAGFTVQQERGERNSINGSQYPNDVVQTINAATVVTSGADVQKWRLLSYLARANYTFADKYILSAAIRRDGSSRFGQQNRWGVFPSGSIGWRLSKESFFPNIPQIDDLKLRGSFGIAGNNSIGNYTAIPLIAASNYAFGNSLANGVTLNSLANQTLGWESSKQLDIGLDLSMFKGRLNFTAEYYTRNTEQMLQTIDIPISSGFSQGITNLGNVRNRGWEFSVSSKNTTGNLIWETDFNISFNRNKVLDIGSKQRIITGVAGAGGTNITMVGQPMGMFYGYVSDGLFLTQDELLRYPNISGQVVGTVRYRDVDGNGRIDANDQTIIGNPHPDFIFGMTNRFKFKGFDLSLLLSGSYGGQILDQYKQFTTNLDGVFNVEREVINRYRSPENPGAGILPTTVSNTNLARDFRPSHWVKNGSYVSLRNLTLGYNLKTAFSRSMRIYLSGQNLFYITPYKGGNPEVSFSGSNSLAPGVNFTAYPVAATYTLGVNFALK; encoded by the coding sequence ATGCCCATCAGGCGTGTATTGCACCTGATCAGTAAACAAACAGGATACAATTTTATCAGCGAGGCAAAAATCCTTGCTAAGATCCCCCCGCTGACTTTACAGGTTAAAAACCAGGAAGTCTCCGGGCTCATGCCAAAGCTCTTGAATCCAGCGAAGTTTGATTTGGTTTACCAGGATGATAAAACAATCATCATCCGTGAGCGGGCACTTAGGTTGCTTCCCCACCAACTGGATGTCGTGGTGACCGGAACTGTCACCGATGAAACCGGCGCGCCCATTCCAGGCGTATCTGTAACCTTGTCGGGCAGCTCCAACGTCGGCACACAGACCGATTCAAATGGTAAATTTACAATCAAGGTAACCGAAAATGCCACGCTTGTTTTTTCTTATCTGGGTTATGAGCGTTATGAAAAGGCCGTAGGCAGTCAGCGTGATCTTAAAATATCACTCAAACCATCTGCTTCTGCGCTGAACGATGTTGTGGTGGTAGGCTATGGTAGCCAGTCCAGAAGGAATATCATCGGCGCGGTGTCGACCGTAAATCAGGAAAACATAAAGGATTTGCCCGTTACCAGCATCGATCAGAAGCTTTCCGGGCAAATGGCCGGTGTTCAGGTTAACCAGGCGTCGGGAACCCCCGGAGGAGGGATGGTCATCCGTGTGAGGGGTTCAGGCTCAATCGGCGCCGGGGATGATCCATTATATGTAGTGGATGGTTTTCCGCTGAACAATAACTACGATAAATTCCAGAACCCCTTAAGTACCCTCAATCCGGACGACATCGAATCCATCAGTGTCTTAAAGGATGCTGCTTCCTCAGCGATATATGGCTCAAGGGGTGCAAACGGTGTTGTACTGATCACCACAAAAAAAGGTAAGAGCGGTGCTTCAAGCGTTGATTTTTCGATATATACCGGCGTTCAGCACATCCCCCAATCCAGGAAACTAGATATGATGAGCGCGGAAGAATATGCAACCTGGCGTAGAGAGCACCGTCAGGATCTGGCCCGGTTCAACAACGTTCCGTTTGTGGAATCCTCAGTTCCTGAGATTTACAGAAATCCTGCTGCCTTGGGCGCTGGTGTAGACTGGACGGACGAGGTGACCCGCACGGCACCTATGCAGAACTATAATGTGACCATTTTAAACGGCACGGAGAAAACAAGGATCATGACCTCTGCCGGATATTTCAATCAGCAGGGCGTGGTACGCAATACTGGTTTTGAAAGATATTCTGTCCGTATGAACCTGGAAACAAACCTGACTAAAAACCTGACTTTTGGCCTAAACCTCTCGCCAAGTTATACCAAAAGAAAGCTATCTGATTCAGAGGGGCATTTTGAGAGCGGCATTCTCACCCAGGCGCTTCTGACAACGCCTGTTTCTACGGTAAGGCTTGCAGATGGCAGCTTTAATCCAATCGTAACCTCACCCGATGCGTTCACCAACTCAAATCCACTGAACGTATTGATGAATACCAACCGCACCTCTACCAACGTGCGGGCATTGCTCAATACGAGCCTTGGCTGGAAAATTCTTCCAGGCCTTACAGCGAAGTCCTCATTTAATTTTGACTGGCAGGACGGTAAGTTCAAAGTGTTCCAGCCATCTTATGTTGGCGCGTTCCGTAATCCTCCGCCCCAGCCGGCACGTGGGCAGTTTGACTCCAATGTCATTTTAAACTGGCTCAATGAAAATACCATTAACTATGTTAAGGACTGGAAAGACCACCACCTTGATGTGCTGGCAGGCTTCACCGTTCAGCAGGAAAGAGGGGAACGTAACTCTATCAACGGTTCGCAATATCCCAATGATGTGGTGCAGACCATAAATGCAGCTACAGTGGTAACTTCCGGGGCTGATGTGCAGAAATGGCGCCTATTGTCTTATCTTGCCAGGGCCAACTATACGTTTGCCGACAAATATATTCTTTCCGCTGCCATCAGAAGGGACGGTTCATCAAGGTTCGGGCAGCAAAACAGATGGGGCGTATTTCCATCGGGCTCCATTGGCTGGAGGCTTTCCAAAGAATCGTTTTTCCCGAATATCCCGCAGATTGACGATCTGAAACTCCGTGGCAGTTTCGGTATCGCCGGGAATAACTCCATCGGTAACTATACCGCCATCCCATTAATCGCGGCCAGTAATTATGCATTCGGAAACAGCCTGGCTAATGGTGTGACACTGAATTCCCTGGCCAATCAAACCCTGGGCTGGGAATCTTCCAAACAACTGGATATCGGTCTTGACCTGAGCATGTTTAAAGGAAGGCTGAATTTCACTGCAGAATATTACACCAGAAATACTGAGCAGATGCTGCAGACGATAGACATCCCAATCAGTTCAGGCTTCAGCCAGGGCATAACCAATCTGGGTAATGTTAGGAACAGGGGATGGGAGTTTTCTGTTAGCTCGAAAAATACCACCGGAAATTTAATATGGGAAACGGACTTTAATATTTCTTTCAACCGCAATAAAGTGCTTGATATTGGCAGCAAGCAACGGATCATTACCGGTGTAGCCGGAGCAGGAGGGACTAATATCACAATGGTGGGCCAGCCAATGGGCATGTTCTATGGTTATGTTTCCGACGGGCTTTTTTTAACGCAGGATGAGCTGCTCCGGTATCCAAATATCAGTGGGCAGGTAGTTGGAACAGTGAGGTACAGGGATGTTGACGGCAACGGCAGAATCGATGCCAATGACCAGACAATCATCGGAAATCCGCATCCTGATTTCATTTTCGGTATGACCAACCGGTTTAAGTTCAAAGGCTTCGACCTTTCGCTCCTGTTGAGCGGATCTTACGGTGGCCAGATCCTGGATCAGTATAAGCAGTTTACGACCAATCTTGACGGGGTTTTCAATGTGGAAAGGGAAGTGATCAACCGTTACCGTTCACCGGAAAATCCGGGTGCAGGGATTTTGCCAACCACTGTAAGCAATACCAATCTCGCCCGCGATTTTCGTCCATCACATTGGGTGAAGAACGGCTCATATGTTTCCCTGCGAAACCTCACTTTGGGATATAACCTAAAAACTGCATTTAGCCGTTCTATGCGGATATACCTGAGTGGACAGAACCTGTTCTACATCACTCCTTACAAAGGTGGTAACCCTGAGGTAAGTTTCTCGGGCTCCAATTCACTCGCTCCGGGGGTGAACTTTACCGCCTACCCGGTTGCTGCGACTTATACGCTGGGCGTAAATTTTGCATTGAAGTAG